In a genomic window of Quercus lobata isolate SW786 chromosome 4, ValleyOak3.0 Primary Assembly, whole genome shotgun sequence:
- the LOC115987116 gene encoding G-type lectin S-receptor-like serine/threonine-protein kinase SD2-2: MKKKPTENMSHPHTHTPPLCVTLIALLLISITATSASNGTVLIVRGNATITSVNETFELGFFNTNGDSNYYLGVWYTSVTPKTYVWVANRNTPTKNLDTSSFELNRLGRLAVKASENVTVWQSSNLEASSFFQFRDDANLVLLSPDRAVAWQSFDHPTDTWLPGMNLTRDKVLTCWKTVSDPSPGFYSLRLNPHDYGEFELVYNSTKEYWTTGNWTGQSFSNVPEMNAPYIYRFNFVDPFSPTASFGFKVVPLDPTSSVPLSMFRIEYDGRLHQYTWSNPNENWYQFWVQPVDMCHVYGLCGSFGFCGGGGSCECVPGFKPRNDAAWESRDYSGGCVRENLSCGGNDESFRGIGTVRFDGAVEKSFLGDKGSCERECLKNCECIGLYYNERSRLCTNLYGSLLNLQKLNYSVGGENMLYVRVDSVKKGRKSLNLVVLIGSIVGSVLFLGFVGVMGFVLVKRKWNGVIEEDREFGVLNVRVFSYKELQIATRGFSEKLGHGGFGTVFQGELKDSSLVAVKRLDRPGGAEREFRAEVCTIGNIQHVNLVRLRGFCSEKSHRLLVYDYMPNGCLSVYLRQEGPHNLSWDVRFRVAVGTARGLAYLHEECRDCIIHCDIKPENILLDNEFNAKVSDFGLAKLIGRDFSRVLATMRGTWGYVAPEWISGVEITTKADVYSYGMTLLELIGGRRNVQPSSSGKEGGGGDGGGAGEKWFFPPWAAQQIIEGNIGAVIDSRLGGAYVFEEVKRVAFVAVWCIQDNEVMRPTMGMVVKMLEGLVEVTVPPAPKLLQALVSGESFCGVRAESGNGLSSGSGLYGVDGMAVMSSGGSESSVGNISSPVNKNVNA, encoded by the coding sequence atgaagaaaaaaccCACTGAAAATATgtcacacccacacacacacacaccaccaCTTTGTGTGACTCTCATTGCTCTGCTTCTCATCTCCATAACCGCCACGTCAGCATCAAACGGCACGGTTCTGATAGTACGAGGAAACGCCACTATTACAAGCGTTAACGAAACATTCGAGCTTGGGTTTTTCAACACGAATGGCGACAGCAACTACTACCTAGGAGTCTGGTACACCTCGGTCACCCCGAAAACCTATGTCTGGGTCGCTAACCGCAACACCCCAACTAAAAACCTCGACACGTCGTCGTTCGAGCTCAACCGGTTGGGCCGGTTGGCGGTGAAAGCCTCGGAGAATGTCACGGTCTGGCAAAGCTCAAACCTCGAAGCGTCGTCGTTTTTCCAGTTTCGCGACGATGCAAACTTGGTTTTGCTCTCACCGGACCGCGCGGTTGCCTGGCAAAGCTTCGACCACCCGACTGACACGTGGCTTCCGGGTATGAACCTGACCCGAGACAAAGTGTTAACTTGTTGGAAAACCGTGTCGGATCCTTCGCCGGGTTTTTATTCTCTGCGGTTGAACCCACACGACTACGGTGAGTTCGAGCTTGTTTATAATTCTACCAAGGAGTACTGGACCACCGGGAACTGGACTGGCCAGTCGTTTAGCAATGTCCCGGAGATGAATGCGCCGTACATTTACCGGTTTAACTTCGTCGACCCGTTTAGCCCAACGGCGTCGTTTGGGTTCAAGGTGGTGCCGTTGGATCCTACTAGCTCCGTGCCGTTGAGTATGTTTAGGATTGAGTACGACGGTCGTTTGCATCAGTACACGTGGTCAAATCCGAACGAGAATTGGTACCAGTTTTGGGTTCAGCCGGTGGATATGTGCCACGTGTACGGTCTCTGTGGGAGTTTCGGGTTTTGTGGTGGCGGTGGGTCTTGTGAGTGTGTACCAGGGTTCAAGCCTCGAAACGACGCCGCATGGGAGTCCAGGGACTATTCCGGTGGGTGTGTCCGTGAGAACTTGTCGTGTGGTGGAAACGACGAGTCGTTTAGGGGAATTGGTACTGTGCGTTTTGATGGGGCGGTGGAGAAGTCGTTTTTGGGGGACAAGGGGAGTTGTGAGAGGGAGTGTTTGAAGAATTGTGAGTGTATTGGGTTGTACTACAATGAGAGGAGTCGTTTGTGTACGAATCTTTATGGGTCGCTTTTGAATTTGCAGAAATTGAATTACAGTGTTGGTGGAGAAAATATGTTGTATGTGAGGGTAGATAGTGTGAAGAAGGGGAGGAAAAGTTTGAATCTTGTGGTTTTGATTGGTAGCATTGTTGGGTcggttttatttttggggtttGTGGGAGTGATGGGGTTTGTTTTGGTTAAGAGGAAATGGAATGGGGTGATTGAGGAAGATAGGGAATTTGGGGTTCTGAATGTGAGGGTGTTTTCGTATAAGGAGCTTCAAATAGCGACACGGGGTTTCTCGGAGAAACTTGGGCACGGTGGGTTTGGGACGGTTTTTCAAGGCGAGTTAAAGGATTCTAGTCTTGTCGCAGTGAAACGGCTGGATAGGCCGGGGGGTGCGGAGAGAGAGTTCCGGGCGGAGGTGTGCACTATTGGGAACATTCAGCATGTTAATCTTGTGAGACTTAGAGGCTTCTGCTCTGAAAAATCGCACAGGCTCTTAGTTTATGATTACATGCCTAATGGTTGCTTGAGCGTGTATTTGCGCCAAGAGGGGCCTCATAATTTGAGCTGGGATGTTAGATTTCGAGTGGCTGTTGGTACGGCGAGAGGTCTTGCGTATTTACATGAGGAATGTAGGGATTGTATCATACATTGTGATATTAAGCCTGAAAACATTTTGCTTGATAATGAGTTCAATGCTAAGGTGTCAGATTTTGGGTTGGCTAAGTTAATTGGTAGAGATTTTAGCAGGGTATTAGCTACAATGAGGGGTACGTGGGGCTATGTTGCGCCAGAGTGGATTTCCGGGGTGGAAATTACCACCAAGGCTGATGTTTATAGCTATGGAATGACACTGCTGGAACTGATTGGGGGGCGTAGGAATGTGCAGCCATCCTCATCAGGCAAAGAGGGTGgaggtggtgatggtggtggagCAGGGGAGAAATGGTTTTTTCCTCCATGGGCAGCACAGCAGATAATTGAAGGCAATATAGGGGCAGTAATTGATAGCAGGCTTGGTGGTGCATATGTCTTTGAGGAGGTCAAGCGTGTCGCGTTCGTGGCTGTGTGGTGCATACAGGACAATGAGGTAATGAGGCCTACAATGGGGATGGTGGTTAAAATGTTGGAAGGATTGGTGGAAGTGACCGTTCCCCCAGCACCAAAATTGTTACAAGCACTGGTGTCTGGTGAGTCTTTTTGTGGTGTTAGGGCTGAATCCGGCAATGGGTTATCCTCAGGTAGTGGTTTATATGGTGTTGATGGTATGGCAGTTATGTCCAGTGGTGGCTCAGAATCATCTGTTGGTAATATCTCTTCCCCTGTGAATAAGAATGTGAATGCTTAA